The following are encoded together in the uncultured Sphaerochaeta sp. genome:
- the selD gene encoding selenide, water dikinase SelD gives MEEVRLTQLVKTSGCAAKIPPGILHEVLDSLPVMHSPDLVGGYEGSDDAFVYKLPSQAGMVMLQTVDFFPPMVDNPYLFGQVAAANALSDIYAMGGEPNTALNLVCFPSCLDISVLREILLGGQSKVEEAGAIIAGGHTISDPTPKYGLCVTGFAHENKVWANNGAAEGDLLILTKPLGVGIINTAVKAGLASELAGKKAIESMTKLNKYARDEAMDFSVHAATDITGFSLIGHAAEMAVASKKSITLHAEKIPVFTEALEYAQMGLNPEGMYNNREYLEAKVSHQGSIAQELMDVLYDPQTSGGLLLSMRESDAIAYSKNTGYPIIGVVGPERETPINIQN, from the coding sequence ATGGAAGAAGTAAGACTCACTCAATTGGTTAAAACAAGCGGTTGCGCTGCAAAGATTCCCCCGGGGATATTGCATGAAGTACTGGATAGCCTACCGGTAATGCACAGTCCCGATCTGGTGGGAGGATATGAAGGCAGCGATGATGCGTTTGTGTATAAGTTGCCTTCCCAAGCGGGTATGGTAATGTTACAGACCGTAGATTTTTTTCCTCCCATGGTGGACAATCCATATCTTTTCGGGCAAGTTGCTGCTGCAAATGCGCTTAGTGATATCTATGCAATGGGAGGGGAGCCCAATACCGCATTAAATCTGGTATGCTTTCCCTCATGTCTCGATATCTCGGTGTTGCGTGAGATCCTCCTCGGAGGGCAGTCAAAGGTTGAAGAAGCAGGTGCCATCATTGCCGGAGGACACACCATCAGCGATCCTACGCCGAAGTATGGCTTATGTGTCACAGGCTTCGCTCATGAGAACAAGGTTTGGGCAAATAATGGAGCGGCAGAAGGGGATTTGCTGATACTTACCAAACCCTTGGGTGTTGGAATTATCAATACTGCGGTCAAGGCGGGACTCGCAAGTGAGCTTGCTGGTAAGAAAGCCATTGAGAGCATGACAAAACTGAACAAATATGCCCGTGATGAAGCGATGGATTTTTCGGTTCATGCAGCAACCGATATCACAGGATTTTCCCTGATTGGGCATGCTGCAGAAATGGCTGTTGCCTCGAAGAAGAGCATTACCTTGCATGCTGAAAAGATTCCAGTATTTACGGAAGCACTTGAGTATGCCCAGATGGGGTTGAATCCAGAAGGGATGTACAACAATAGGGAATATCTTGAAGCGAAGGTTTCTCATCAGGGAAGTATCGCCCAAGAACTGATGGATGTGCTCTATGATCCCCAGACCTCGGGAGGATTGTTACTCAGTATGAGGGAAAGTGATGCAATTGCTTACAGTAAAAACACAGGTTATCCCATAATTGGTGTTGTAGGGCCGGAGAGGGAAACCCCAATCAACATCCAAAATTGA
- a CDS encoding ABC transporter permease, protein MKTKDMLELKKKKGLNLQKLLAPLALVIIYAFFALFGRNFFSYTTLVNILDSSYYIGFLAIGVTFVIITGGIDLSCGTVMMAATIIGGTAYKTWGWPMWISLILIIVVATSFGLFNGIMVSRLKLPPFIATLGTMMISLGTGSIVSNVRSATFPARGAEDSWFKGIFKFIAEDNTSYPTGAIVLFGTAFIAYIILTRTKMGRYIFAVGSNKEAARLSGIDVAKWEMMAYVISGFLAGIGGIAFAAVYTTVMPAQGQGFELYAIAGTVIGGTSLSGGAGSVFGTMIGVYIMSVLRAGLPSMDLQSQYQTFFTGVVVLGAVMLDIYRTKKSSEVRILSESDRYKEEMQLKMSQLKAELSSADPAAKTEGEKKLTELRLEMRARYRALRREEKAQRAELRKKEKEFVKR, encoded by the coding sequence ATGAAAACGAAAGATATGCTTGAGTTGAAAAAAAAGAAAGGATTGAATCTCCAAAAGTTGCTTGCACCACTGGCTCTCGTTATCATCTACGCGTTCTTTGCGCTCTTTGGCAGGAACTTCTTCTCCTATACAACATTGGTAAACATCCTTGACTCTTCCTACTATATTGGGTTCCTGGCCATCGGTGTTACTTTTGTCATCATTACCGGTGGGATTGATCTCTCGTGTGGCACAGTGATGATGGCAGCGACAATCATCGGCGGAACAGCATACAAGACATGGGGATGGCCCATGTGGATTTCATTGATCCTCATCATTGTGGTTGCAACATCCTTTGGGCTTTTCAATGGCATCATGGTAAGCCGGCTGAAGTTGCCGCCTTTCATCGCTACTCTGGGTACCATGATGATCAGCTTAGGTACCGGATCCATTGTATCGAATGTGCGTAGTGCTACCTTCCCGGCTCGTGGGGCAGAAGATAGTTGGTTCAAGGGAATCTTCAAGTTTATCGCTGAGGATAATACATCCTACCCCACCGGTGCTATCGTACTCTTCGGCACAGCATTCATTGCTTATATCATTCTTACTAGAACTAAGATGGGACGATATATTTTTGCTGTTGGTTCTAACAAGGAAGCAGCGCGTCTTAGCGGTATTGATGTTGCTAAATGGGAGATGATGGCCTATGTGATCAGCGGCTTCCTAGCCGGTATCGGCGGTATTGCTTTTGCCGCAGTATACACCACCGTTATGCCTGCCCAAGGCCAGGGTTTTGAATTGTATGCTATCGCAGGAACCGTTATCGGGGGAACCAGTCTTAGCGGGGGTGCAGGTTCAGTTTTTGGGACAATGATTGGTGTATATATCATGAGTGTATTACGCGCTGGGCTGCCATCGATGGACCTACAGTCACAATACCAGACGTTCTTTACTGGTGTGGTTGTCCTTGGCGCTGTCATGCTCGATATCTATCGAACGAAAAAATCCTCAGAGGTTCGCATTCTCTCCGAGTCTGACAGGTACAAGGAGGAAATGCAGCTGAAGATGTCTCAACTGAAGGCAGAATTGTCCTCTGCTGATCCTGCAGCCAAAACAGAAGGAGAGAAAAAACTTACAGAGCTTCGTCTGGAGATGCGTGCCCGATACCGTGCGCTGAGACGGGAAGAAAAGGCACAGAGAGCCGAGCTACGCAAGAAGGAAAAGGAATTCGTAAAGAGATAA
- a CDS encoding aminotransferase class V-fold PLP-dependent enzyme, with translation MQTIYLDNGATSWPKAPNVAQAVSSFILDHAVNISRGGYERAYETAGEIQACRDKIGNMFGARDSRNCTFTLNVTHALNTLIFGLFTPDDHVLVSGMEHNAVMRPLTQRGIPYSIIPCSPEGFLLPEQMQALVRPNTKAIIMTSASNVSGAIQPVREVASLAKASGLLVIIDAAQLPLSLNLSLENDNLDAIAFTGHKSLLGPQGVGGLVLSEQLAHRMTPWATGGTGSKSDLLDMPDFLPDKFEAGTQNLPGIIGLSAALDYIKEHRISIVEHEMKLSEKLLKGFQVDERIKVIGPKNLHNRTSVISVDFPGLDNAQVADELFLNAGIETRVGLHCAPIAHRTLGTFPEGTVRFSLGYATTEEEIDRTLEACKKVLDSMYRR, from the coding sequence ATGCAAACCATTTACCTTGATAACGGAGCTACTTCTTGGCCCAAAGCTCCCAACGTTGCTCAAGCTGTTTCCTCCTTTATACTAGATCATGCTGTGAATATCTCACGAGGAGGGTATGAGCGAGCCTATGAGACCGCCGGCGAAATACAAGCCTGCCGAGACAAAATCGGTAACATGTTTGGGGCTAGAGATAGTAGGAATTGTACTTTTACTCTGAACGTTACCCATGCATTGAACACCTTGATATTCGGGTTATTCACTCCTGACGACCATGTATTGGTCAGTGGAATGGAACACAACGCTGTTATGCGTCCATTGACACAACGGGGAATACCTTATTCCATTATTCCCTGTTCTCCAGAAGGATTCCTCCTTCCAGAACAGATGCAAGCACTTGTTCGACCGAATACAAAAGCCATCATCATGACTTCCGCTTCGAATGTGAGTGGAGCAATCCAGCCGGTCAGAGAGGTTGCCTCCCTTGCAAAAGCATCAGGTCTTCTTGTGATCATTGACGCAGCTCAGTTGCCACTATCTCTAAATTTATCCCTCGAGAATGACAATCTTGATGCAATTGCCTTCACTGGTCACAAAAGCCTTCTGGGACCACAGGGAGTGGGAGGACTGGTTTTATCAGAACAATTGGCTCATCGGATGACTCCTTGGGCTACTGGGGGAACAGGAAGCAAGAGTGATCTCCTGGATATGCCGGATTTCCTTCCTGACAAATTTGAGGCAGGTACGCAGAATCTCCCTGGTATCATAGGCCTTTCAGCTGCCTTGGATTACATCAAGGAACACAGAATATCCATTGTTGAGCATGAAATGAAACTTTCAGAAAAGTTGCTCAAAGGATTTCAAGTAGATGAACGAATCAAGGTGATAGGTCCAAAAAATCTGCATAACCGCACCAGTGTTATCAGTGTAGACTTTCCCGGTCTCGACAATGCACAGGTGGCAGACGAACTGTTTCTCAATGCCGGGATTGAAACAAGGGTTGGATTGCATTGTGCTCCGATTGCCCATCGGACCTTAGGTACATTCCCGGAGGGTACGGTACGATTCAGCCTTGGTTATGCAACAACGGAAGAGGAGATAGACAGGACACTTGAAGCCTGTAAAAAGGTTTTGGACTCAATGTATAGACGATAA
- a CDS encoding DUF3343 domain-containing protein, producing the protein MQICKGYEIPSKYYRDRLWLDVGIAEAMNQFIATFFSQYGAVQFLKHARIHKIPCRLAPVPRVLSSSCGTCAHYSYSEWDPGFLMKDLESIYKVSGSRYDLIYGNEEDY; encoded by the coding sequence ATGCAGATTTGCAAAGGTTATGAAATACCAAGTAAGTATTACCGAGACAGATTATGGCTGGATGTTGGAATTGCAGAAGCAATGAACCAGTTTATCGCAACATTCTTTAGCCAATATGGGGCAGTACAGTTTCTCAAGCATGCGAGGATCCACAAGATTCCCTGCAGACTCGCACCTGTACCACGGGTATTGTCTTCATCCTGCGGTACATGTGCACATTACTCATACTCGGAATGGGATCCTGGTTTTTTGATGAAAGATCTTGAATCTATCTATAAGGTATCCGGTTCTCGTTATGATCTTATATATGGAAACGAAGAAGATTATTAG
- the yedE gene encoding YedE family putative selenium transporter: MNISKEKKSLMIAGTITGVISVVLVLLGNPANMGFCIACFYRDIAGAVSLHSASVVQYARPEIIGLLLGSMLISVVRKEFKPRGGSSPVFRFVISFFVMIGALVFLGCPFRMVLRLAGGDLNALIALFGFIAGIIAGSVLLNRGFTLGISYKQSTIEGGTISGMFLALLFILLFIPSLLKFSTSGPGSLHAPILFSLIGGLAVGALAQRNRFCMAGGIRDVFLFRDFTLLTGLVMVFVAALIMNLVTGNFMLGFEGQSVAHTNWLWNFLGMALVGYGSVLLGGCPLRQTILAGEGNSDSAMSVLGMLAGAAFSHNFSLASSPKGPTIGGQVATIMGFVVITIIALTIIYKKNKKEAAHGN; this comes from the coding sequence ATGAATATTTCAAAAGAAAAGAAATCCCTGATGATTGCCGGTACAATCACAGGTGTGATCTCAGTTGTTTTGGTGTTGCTTGGCAACCCTGCGAACATGGGGTTCTGTATTGCCTGTTTCTATCGGGATATTGCAGGGGCTGTATCACTGCATAGTGCCTCGGTGGTGCAGTATGCACGGCCTGAAATCATCGGACTACTCTTGGGTTCCATGCTCATCAGTGTTGTAAGAAAAGAGTTCAAGCCAAGAGGGGGCTCAAGCCCGGTTTTTCGTTTTGTCATCTCATTCTTTGTTATGATTGGTGCTTTGGTGTTCCTGGGTTGTCCTTTCAGGATGGTACTACGTCTTGCCGGAGGGGATCTGAACGCACTGATTGCACTCTTTGGCTTCATTGCCGGCATTATAGCAGGTTCTGTGTTGCTCAATAGGGGATTTACTCTCGGAATTAGCTATAAGCAATCAACCATTGAAGGAGGAACAATCAGTGGGATGTTCCTTGCACTATTGTTCATACTGCTATTCATCCCTTCTCTTTTGAAATTCAGCACTTCAGGCCCTGGCAGCCTTCATGCTCCCATACTGTTCTCTCTGATTGGAGGACTAGCTGTTGGAGCTCTTGCACAACGCAATCGTTTTTGTATGGCGGGAGGAATCAGAGATGTCTTCCTCTTTAGGGATTTCACCCTGCTTACTGGGTTGGTCATGGTTTTCGTAGCAGCCTTGATCATGAATTTGGTGACTGGTAATTTCATGCTGGGGTTTGAGGGCCAAAGCGTTGCACATACAAACTGGCTGTGGAATTTCCTTGGTATGGCATTGGTAGGATATGGTTCGGTATTGCTTGGAGGATGTCCGCTCAGACAAACAATCTTAGCGGGGGAAGGAAACAGTGACAGTGCAATGAGTGTATTGGGTATGCTTGCAGGTGCTGCATTCTCGCACAACTTTTCTCTGGCTTCTTCTCCCAAAGGACCCACCATCGGGGGCCAAGTTGCAACCATCATGGGATTTGTTGTAATCACCATCATCGCATTGACTATCATTTACAAGAAAAACAAGAAGGAGGCAGCACATGGAAATTGA
- a CDS encoding nuclear transport factor 2 family protein, with protein MDIMEFSIQSKEQLRELWTNIYNTEGKPDWSHILPYYDEQIFFWDSVQKIHGIADFTAMTERLIARSSDLKMDIKNIAQNGNVMFLEWEMTLSFKKYPNSSVYGASRVTLNEQGKIIEQRDYYDLWGDIFDNIPHFGKAYRKFMHKKFG; from the coding sequence ATGGATATAATGGAATTTTCTATACAGAGCAAAGAACAACTGAGAGAGTTATGGACCAATATCTACAACACAGAGGGAAAGCCCGACTGGTCCCACATATTACCTTACTATGATGAGCAAATTTTCTTTTGGGACAGTGTCCAGAAAATCCATGGCATCGCAGATTTCACTGCAATGACCGAACGCTTGATCGCCAGGTCCAGCGACCTAAAGATGGATATCAAGAATATTGCCCAGAACGGTAATGTCATGTTTCTTGAGTGGGAAATGACGCTGAGTTTCAAGAAATACCCCAATTCATCGGTATATGGTGCAAGCAGGGTCACCTTGAACGAACAGGGGAAAATCATAGAACAACGCGATTATTACGACCTGTGGGGAGATATCTTTGACAACATCCCCCATTTCGGCAAGGCTTATCGCAAGTTTATGCATAAGAAATTTGGATAA
- a CDS encoding ABC transporter substrate-binding protein has translation MKKTLVVLMVLVLLTSTVLFAEGVKEQKPYIAVVSKGEQHDFWQQVKLGANAAAADYGVDITFEGPPSESDVQIQVEMLNNAMAKNPVAIALAALNTSSVLDQLQQTKSQGIPVIGFDSGVPEAPAGSIWANASTNNYAAAGMAAQKMFEVIKGKIEAASIAKPVKIVVMNQDASGESLLSRGKGFRDTMIKLIDENTSLGKSDIAVIGNTAYIAADSPTKGRKVFIEMIVPASAAMTDATNAAQAMLNKVASDNVLGIFCSNEATVKGLLAATNDGATLKSNSAFKDVVVIGYDAGAAQKNAVRQQYFLGSITQDPYQIGYKAVELAYKAYKGEPVADVDTGAKFYNYQNMDDADIKGLIYD, from the coding sequence ATGAAGAAGACCTTAGTCGTTCTAATGGTTCTAGTGTTGCTTACTTCCACTGTTCTGTTTGCAGAAGGAGTAAAGGAACAAAAGCCTTATATCGCTGTTGTTTCAAAAGGAGAACAACACGATTTCTGGCAGCAAGTGAAACTGGGTGCCAATGCGGCTGCTGCAGATTATGGGGTTGATATTACCTTTGAAGGACCTCCTTCAGAAAGTGATGTACAAATCCAGGTTGAAATGCTCAACAATGCAATGGCGAAGAACCCTGTTGCAATCGCCTTGGCGGCATTGAATACCAGCAGCGTACTTGACCAGCTCCAACAGACCAAGAGCCAAGGTATTCCCGTCATCGGATTTGACTCTGGTGTACCGGAAGCTCCAGCAGGATCAATTTGGGCAAATGCATCAACCAACAACTATGCCGCAGCAGGTATGGCTGCCCAGAAGATGTTTGAAGTAATCAAAGGCAAAATTGAAGCTGCTTCAATCGCCAAGCCCGTCAAGATTGTCGTCATGAATCAGGACGCTTCAGGTGAATCGCTGCTTAGCCGTGGAAAGGGCTTTAGAGACACCATGATCAAGCTGATAGACGAGAACACTTCACTTGGCAAGAGTGATATTGCAGTAATCGGAAACACTGCCTACATTGCCGCAGACAGCCCAACAAAGGGAAGAAAAGTCTTCATTGAGATGATAGTCCCCGCTTCTGCCGCAATGACTGATGCAACCAACGCAGCGCAGGCAATGCTGAACAAGGTAGCCAGTGACAATGTTCTGGGAATCTTCTGCTCCAACGAAGCAACGGTCAAGGGTCTTCTAGCTGCAACCAATGATGGAGCAACCTTGAAGAGCAATTCTGCATTCAAGGATGTTGTGGTTATCGGATATGATGCAGGCGCTGCACAGAAGAATGCGGTTCGCCAGCAATACTTCCTTGGGTCCATTACCCAAGACCCCTATCAGATTGGATACAAAGCAGTCGAACTGGCATACAAAGCCTACAAGGGTGAACCTGTTGCTGATGTCGACACCGGTGCAAAGTTCTACAACTACCAGAACATGGATGATGCAGACATCAAGGGTTTGATCTACGATTGA
- a CDS encoding SDR family NAD(P)-dependent oxidoreductase, protein MNPYLKEYEWSHIAAMLKNNKATPKSEEKDFAGNLVVITGATSGIGYETARLFASHGASLLVINRNKVKSEQLKQAIEHEFKVPCNYFIADFSHLEQIRATATMLAGLEQDIAVLIHNAGVYNTKKQFTADGLEEVFQVNYLASFIITYRLMEKLKQQESARILYVNSEGHRFALSGLHLDDLDWEKHHYSGLKSYGSAKTAQLLSLFPFTEQFKNSAVTINAMHPGDVRTNMGENNGKLYKWFKHHLINPSARTPQLSALALYYLGVSAELEGITGRFFNFTTEEIPAPHALDREMAEELWEKSLQFLEFQATLEKETT, encoded by the coding sequence ATGAATCCATATCTGAAAGAGTATGAATGGTCACATATTGCAGCCATGCTCAAGAACAACAAGGCAACTCCCAAAAGCGAAGAGAAAGACTTTGCCGGAAACTTAGTTGTCATCACGGGAGCTACCTCAGGCATCGGATACGAGACAGCCAGGCTTTTCGCTTCCCATGGTGCCTCCCTTCTGGTAATCAACCGGAACAAGGTGAAGTCAGAACAGCTGAAACAAGCAATAGAGCATGAGTTCAAGGTACCTTGTAACTACTTTATCGCAGACTTCTCACATCTTGAGCAGATACGTGCCACCGCTACCATGCTGGCAGGTCTAGAACAAGACATCGCTGTGCTCATTCATAATGCCGGGGTATACAATACCAAAAAGCAGTTTACTGCTGATGGCTTGGAGGAGGTCTTCCAGGTCAATTATCTCGCTTCCTTCATCATAACCTACCGGCTGATGGAAAAACTCAAACAACAGGAAAGTGCAAGGATTTTGTATGTCAATTCTGAGGGGCACAGGTTTGCACTCTCTGGCTTGCATCTGGATGATCTTGATTGGGAAAAGCACCACTATAGTGGATTGAAGAGTTACGGTTCTGCAAAAACGGCACAACTGCTCTCTCTTTTCCCGTTTACCGAACAATTCAAGAATAGTGCAGTTACGATCAATGCGATGCACCCTGGTGATGTAAGGACCAATATGGGCGAGAATAACGGGAAGCTCTATAAATGGTTTAAGCACCACCTGATTAATCCTTCAGCCAGAACACCACAGCTCTCAGCCTTGGCGTTGTACTACCTGGGTGTCTCCGCTGAATTGGAGGGAATTACAGGAAGGTTCTTCAACTTCACTACTGAAGAAATTCCTGCTCCCCACGCTCTCGACCGCGAGATGGCTGAGGAGCTATGGGAAAAGAGCCTTCAGTTCCTGGAATTTCAAGCCACATTAGAGAAGGAGACTACATGA
- a CDS encoding sulfurtransferase TusA family protein encodes MEIDARGLSCPQPVIETKKAVDAKIMHMKILVDNIAAKENVCRFAKVMKYQVSITETDYGWMLELQKQ; translated from the coding sequence ATGGAAATTGATGCTCGAGGACTCTCATGTCCCCAACCTGTAATTGAAACAAAGAAAGCCGTTGATGCAAAAATCATGCATATGAAGATTCTGGTAGACAATATTGCAGCTAAGGAAAATGTATGCAGATTTGCAAAGGTTATGAAATACCAAGTAAGTATTACCGAGACAGATTATGGCTGGATGTTGGAATTGCAGAAGCAATGA
- a CDS encoding sugar ABC transporter ATP-binding protein: MSNVILSMKAIDKRFAGVHALKGVDFDLYEGEIHAIVGENGAGKSTLMKALTGIFPKDSGEIHYMGKLFNPQGPKEALDAGIAIVHQELNMMEHLTVAQNLYIGREATKHGGLFLDEKAQNKRARELFAHLNMSIDPEEKVRDLTVGKQQMVEIAKAVSHNLKILIFDEPTAALTDREIKDLFTIMKDLAKKGVGMIYISHRLDEIGIITDRVTVLRDGEYVGTKLTKELSKDEMINMMVGRVIYEQPKAKSNVPDNAPVVLKVDNLKAGKLVKNISFELHKGEILGFSGLMGAGRTETMRALFGADKASGSIYINGKKTLIESPEDAVLNGIGYLSEDRKRFGLAIKLSVESNAIMASYEDLCPNLFLPRSKLHQIAAENVEKLNVKTPSLDQLVQNLSGGNQQKVVIAKWLIKNCSILIFDEPTRGIDVGAKSEIYHLMNELVKEGKSIIMISSELNEILRMSDRIAVMCEGKLTGFLPIEEATQEKIMELATQHG; the protein is encoded by the coding sequence GTGAGTAACGTAATCCTGTCCATGAAAGCTATTGATAAGCGATTCGCCGGCGTACATGCACTCAAAGGTGTGGATTTTGATTTGTATGAAGGCGAAATTCATGCAATCGTCGGTGAAAACGGGGCTGGTAAATCAACACTGATGAAAGCCCTCACTGGAATATTCCCAAAAGACTCAGGTGAGATCCATTACATGGGTAAGCTGTTTAATCCTCAAGGCCCAAAGGAAGCATTGGATGCAGGAATAGCGATTGTGCATCAAGAGCTGAATATGATGGAGCATCTCACCGTAGCACAAAATCTCTATATCGGGCGTGAGGCTACCAAACACGGCGGGTTGTTTTTGGATGAGAAAGCACAAAACAAGAGAGCCAGAGAGTTATTCGCTCATCTGAATATGTCCATAGACCCAGAAGAAAAGGTACGAGATCTCACCGTTGGCAAGCAACAGATGGTTGAGATTGCAAAGGCTGTTTCCCATAATCTCAAGATTCTCATCTTTGACGAACCTACTGCCGCCTTGACCGACAGAGAGATCAAGGACTTGTTTACCATCATGAAAGATTTGGCAAAGAAAGGCGTTGGCATGATCTACATCAGTCACCGTCTTGATGAAATCGGCATCATCACAGACCGGGTTACCGTTCTCAGGGACGGGGAATATGTGGGCACCAAGCTGACCAAGGAGTTAAGCAAGGATGAGATGATCAATATGATGGTTGGACGAGTCATCTATGAACAGCCTAAAGCAAAAAGCAATGTTCCCGATAATGCACCAGTAGTCCTGAAGGTTGATAATCTTAAAGCAGGCAAACTTGTAAAGAACATCTCGTTTGAGTTGCATAAGGGAGAGATCCTTGGATTTTCTGGACTCATGGGGGCGGGCAGGACTGAGACAATGCGTGCTCTCTTTGGTGCTGATAAAGCCTCTGGTTCGATCTATATCAATGGAAAGAAGACACTCATTGAAAGTCCAGAGGATGCTGTACTCAATGGCATTGGATACCTATCAGAAGATCGAAAACGTTTTGGCCTGGCAATCAAGCTCTCTGTTGAATCCAATGCCATCATGGCTTCGTACGAAGACCTCTGCCCTAACCTCTTTCTTCCTCGCTCCAAACTACATCAGATTGCTGCAGAGAATGTAGAGAAACTCAATGTAAAGACACCTTCACTGGACCAGCTCGTACAAAATCTTTCTGGGGGCAACCAGCAGAAAGTGGTTATCGCAAAGTGGCTGATCAAAAACTGTTCCATCCTCATCTTCGATGAACCAACGCGAGGGATTGATGTAGGGGCAAAGAGTGAAATCTATCACCTGATGAATGAACTCGTCAAAGAAGGTAAGTCTATCATCATGATCAGCAGTGAACTGAATGAGATTCTGAGAATGAGTGACCGAATTGCTGTAATGTGTGAAGGAAAACTCACAGGCTTCCTTCCAATAGAAGAGGCAACCCAGGAAAAGATCATGGAATTGGCTACACAACATGGATAG